One stretch of Akkermansia sp. RCC_12PD DNA includes these proteins:
- a CDS encoding autotransporter outer membrane beta-barrel domain-containing protein, with protein sequence MKPKLAVSAILFLMASSLVQTGAAQQSEDLYQGTVTARQETNGNITYNLKENLSFENFQTNDGVYAGSVFFNQTTDSGTAPNTSVMTFTGTGLSMSFENCSSIHSNRWTNDNEGGGAIRAEMLVFTDMGDLSFNGSKSIVNADTNAGGAVNVRGDATFSSMGNISFTNNELGDSDAQGQALGGALFARGTITFENTKSILFSGNTTGHSPTSAHANIGGAIYAGASDSSSPNTKNYIPEGEDAITFRGIDGDIIFEDNSAWMAGAIYAYAGTVDGQEGTGGGMTINGVTGDVIFRNNRADAGDKTSDWNGGFGAVYSGQDLDIFNVQGDLRFEGNHASNSAGAFGVSGSLNLDNIGSITFIDNHADSTYAVGWISEDWNVTRTGDITISGNSSDVQMGGVAVFGNTTFSNNGNITVEGNSTAGSNGALRLYGTFSVTDAGNISISGNSAGNYNGAIEVDGDASFTRTGNINLDNNTAGYHYGVGQFHGNLAFSNTGDVSISGNKSTDYGYGALLVDGRTSFVNTGKVTISGNSAKWDVGALQAANGLEFINNRGGVLIENNAVDGTAGAMLLYYKDAVFSADQGDIIVKGNTEKRGGNNPILNSLVFATNGTSSMDSVVLRAQEGRTVTFYDPFRNEEDGAEYDNIVYDFNKSEGVDTTPYGGTAPEFTGTIRFSGAEADRLITQAAGESEQDWQNRLAESKYFNVSGKTTLYDGTLILEDGVTYGSSDLTKDSSFTIDKGVLEITGNSSVNSKAIVFNEGVTLRAGRGATFRGDTIDFSKGVIFDLRPFMDDYSSGLSIEQANSHTLGGLMGVADTLDDYAHERWATKQRFLALSYTDGTEGNRTGDFDNIYSTATGTNVVDSPYTYEGYWTKEWEDTDGDGIDDQLYAVWNPTSGIEDILPELAGADIGNSMWSSASNMKSVSNAALGKVGITRFLLGPKNNFWVNGLGDFTYHATRNGIDGYDYNGGGYAVGADRRFTPNTILGAAFGNLYGKNKSRTWISEVDQTSYVALLYGAWRRQMSPGNMLNIQGTLGYGWTRNKLDSYYSGGSSNGKWENRMGFATLQATWDHNLNKGWTLSPFLGIEYTQVNQNSFTETGYDPRHFDRGDLKNLSLPVGVGISKSVQFSNGVLWVNSLAVSYVPDVVRDNPETRARRLMNDFSWTARGSRPDRNAVRVNYNSTVVINPRWTAYGGYEFEGRSKSTYHRVNAGVSYAF encoded by the coding sequence ATGAAACCAAAATTAGCAGTATCCGCCATCCTGTTCCTCATGGCTTCTTCCCTGGTGCAAACGGGGGCAGCCCAGCAGAGCGAAGATCTTTACCAAGGCACCGTCACTGCCCGGCAGGAAACAAACGGAAATATTACCTACAACCTGAAGGAAAACCTGTCTTTTGAAAACTTCCAGACAAACGACGGCGTTTACGCAGGCAGCGTTTTCTTCAACCAGACCACAGACTCTGGTACGGCGCCCAATACGTCTGTCATGACGTTTACCGGCACGGGATTGTCCATGAGTTTTGAAAATTGTTCCTCCATCCACAGCAACCGCTGGACCAACGACAATGAAGGCGGAGGCGCCATCCGCGCGGAAATGCTCGTCTTCACGGACATGGGAGATCTTTCCTTCAACGGGAGCAAGTCCATCGTCAATGCCGATACCAATGCCGGGGGAGCCGTGAATGTGCGCGGAGATGCCACCTTTTCCAGCATGGGCAACATCTCCTTCACCAACAACGAGCTGGGAGACAGCGACGCACAAGGGCAGGCCCTGGGCGGCGCCCTGTTTGCGAGGGGAACAATCACCTTTGAGAATACCAAGTCCATTCTGTTCAGCGGGAATACGACCGGGCATTCTCCGACAAGCGCCCACGCCAACATCGGGGGAGCCATCTATGCCGGGGCCAGTGATTCCTCCTCCCCGAATACTAAGAATTATATTCCCGAAGGTGAAGATGCCATTACCTTCCGGGGTATTGATGGAGATATCATCTTTGAAGATAATTCCGCCTGGATGGCCGGAGCCATTTATGCCTATGCGGGCACCGTGGACGGCCAAGAAGGCACCGGAGGCGGCATGACGATCAACGGCGTCACAGGAGACGTTATTTTCAGAAACAACCGGGCGGACGCCGGAGACAAGACCTCCGACTGGAACGGTGGCTTCGGGGCCGTTTACAGCGGCCAGGACCTGGACATTTTCAACGTTCAAGGAGACCTGCGCTTTGAAGGCAATCACGCCAGCAACAGCGCCGGGGCGTTCGGCGTCAGCGGAAGCCTCAACCTCGACAATATCGGCTCCATCACCTTCATCGACAACCACGCGGACAGCACCTATGCCGTGGGCTGGATTTCCGAGGATTGGAACGTCACCCGTACGGGAGACATCACCATTTCCGGCAACAGTTCAGATGTACAGATGGGCGGCGTGGCCGTCTTCGGCAACACCACATTTTCCAACAACGGCAACATCACCGTGGAAGGCAACTCCACAGCCGGCTCCAACGGAGCGCTCCGCCTTTACGGAACGTTCAGCGTCACAGATGCAGGGAACATTTCCATTTCCGGGAACAGCGCGGGCAACTACAATGGAGCCATAGAGGTGGACGGCGATGCGTCCTTCACCCGTACCGGAAACATCAATCTGGACAATAATACGGCGGGCTATCATTACGGCGTGGGACAGTTCCACGGAAACCTCGCCTTTTCCAACACGGGAGACGTTTCCATTTCCGGAAACAAATCCACGGATTACGGCTACGGAGCCCTGCTAGTGGACGGACGGACATCCTTCGTCAATACAGGAAAGGTCACCATCTCCGGAAACTCGGCCAAGTGGGACGTGGGTGCGCTTCAGGCAGCCAACGGGCTGGAATTCATCAACAACCGCGGCGGCGTGCTCATTGAGAACAACGCCGTTGACGGTACCGCAGGGGCCATGCTTCTTTATTACAAGGATGCCGTCTTCTCCGCAGACCAGGGAGACATCATCGTAAAAGGAAACACGGAAAAACGCGGAGGGAACAACCCCATCCTGAACTCCCTTGTATTCGCAACCAACGGAACCTCTTCCATGGACAGCGTGGTACTCCGCGCCCAGGAAGGAAGAACAGTAACTTTTTATGACCCCTTCCGCAATGAAGAGGACGGAGCGGAGTACGACAACATCGTCTATGACTTCAATAAATCCGAAGGCGTGGACACCACTCCTTATGGAGGAACGGCTCCCGAATTCACCGGAACCATCCGCTTTTCCGGAGCGGAGGCGGACAGGCTGATCACCCAGGCCGCGGGAGAATCGGAGCAGGACTGGCAGAACCGCCTGGCGGAATCCAAGTACTTTAATGTCTCCGGAAAAACCACGCTGTATGACGGCACCCTGATTCTGGAAGACGGCGTCACGTACGGCAGCAGCGATCTGACCAAGGATTCCTCCTTCACCATCGACAAAGGCGTTTTGGAAATTACGGGCAACAGTTCCGTGAACAGCAAGGCCATCGTCTTCAACGAGGGAGTAACCCTGAGGGCCGGCCGCGGCGCGACTTTCCGCGGAGACACGATCGACTTCAGCAAAGGCGTCATCTTCGACCTGCGCCCCTTCATGGACGATTACAGTTCCGGACTGAGCATTGAACAGGCCAATTCCCACACGCTCGGCGGCCTGATGGGCGTGGCGGACACTCTGGACGACTACGCCCACGAACGCTGGGCCACCAAGCAGAGATTCCTGGCGCTTTCCTACACCGATGGCACCGAAGGCAACAGAACGGGCGATTTCGACAACATTTATTCCACTGCTACTGGAACGAACGTAGTCGACTCCCCCTACACGTATGAAGGCTACTGGACCAAGGAATGGGAAGACACGGACGGCGACGGCATTGACGACCAACTGTACGCAGTCTGGAACCCCACCAGCGGCATTGAAGATATTCTTCCGGAACTGGCCGGCGCGGATATAGGCAACTCCATGTGGAGCTCCGCTTCCAACATGAAGTCCGTCTCCAACGCGGCCCTGGGCAAAGTGGGCATCACCCGCTTCCTGCTGGGACCCAAGAATAACTTCTGGGTCAACGGACTGGGTGATTTCACCTACCACGCCACCAGAAACGGCATTGACGGCTACGATTACAACGGCGGCGGCTACGCCGTGGGCGCCGACCGCAGGTTCACGCCGAACACTATCCTGGGCGCCGCCTTCGGCAACCTGTACGGCAAGAACAAAAGCCGCACGTGGATCAGCGAGGTGGACCAGACGTCCTACGTGGCCCTGCTCTACGGAGCATGGAGGAGGCAGATGTCTCCCGGCAACATGCTGAACATCCAGGGAACCCTGGGCTATGGCTGGACACGCAACAAGCTGGATTCCTATTATTCCGGCGGCTCGTCCAACGGCAAGTGGGAAAACAGGATGGGCTTCGCCACTCTGCAGGCTACCTGGGACCACAACCTGAACAAGGGATGGACGCTGTCCCCGTTCCTGGGAATCGAGTACACCCAGGTGAACCAGAATTCCTTCACGGAAACGGGATATGATCCCCGCCATTTCGACAGGGGAGATCTGAAGAACCTGAGCCTCCCCGTGGGCGTGGGAATCAGCAAATCCGTGCAATTCAGCAATGGAGTCCTGTGGGTGAACAGCCTGGCCGTGAGCTACGTTCCCGACGTGGTCCGCGACAACCCGGAAACCCGCGCCAGACGCCTGATGAACGACTTTTCCTGGACTGCCAGGGGGTCCCGGCCGGACCGCAACGCCGTGCGTGTCAATTACAACAGCACCGTGGTCATCAATCCGCGGTGGACGGCCTACGGCGGTTATGAATTTGAAGGCAGAAGCAAGTCAACCTACCACCGGGTCAACGCCGGGGTAAGCTACGCCTTCTAA
- a CDS encoding GNAT family N-acetyltransferase: MRIADMEDRDSLLLEQLLNVWENSVRATHLFLAEADMEDIKKYVPQALRDISHLIVAENGQGVPAAFMGIEGQKLEMLFISPEETGRGLGRKLLQYGMQNFSINTLGVNEQNPQAKEFYERMGFQVYKRTDHDEQGNPYPVLYMRLV; this comes from the coding sequence ATAAGGATAGCCGACATGGAAGACAGGGATTCCCTGTTGCTGGAACAGCTCCTGAACGTCTGGGAAAACTCGGTCAGGGCAACGCATTTGTTTCTGGCAGAGGCGGATATGGAAGATATCAAAAAATATGTTCCTCAAGCATTGAGAGATATTTCTCATTTGATTGTCGCAGAGAATGGCCAGGGCGTTCCCGCAGCATTCATGGGAATAGAGGGGCAAAAGCTGGAAATGCTGTTTATTTCTCCTGAAGAAACGGGGCGGGGATTGGGAAGGAAGCTGCTTCAGTACGGTATGCAGAATTTCTCTATCAATACACTGGGAGTCAACGAACAGAATCCGCAGGCCAAGGAATTTTACGAACGCATGGGATTCCAGGTTTACAAAAGAACGGATCACGACGAACAAGGTAATCCGTACCCTGTTTTATACATGAGACTGGTTTAA
- a CDS encoding GNAT family N-acetyltransferase, with the protein MKKEPQVFPESSRLRFREWKQADWPFFAAMNANPLVMRFFPSVLTEEESRSMWDRMRTELDEKGYGLYAVELKSSGTLIGLLGFHWADFKAEFTPCVEIGWRLVPEAWGYGYAVEGAKACLEHGFSRLGFDRVYSFTACVNHPSQAVMQRAGMKKTAEFNHPEVSADSPLHPHVLYVLEVPCK; encoded by the coding sequence GTGAAAAAGGAACCGCAGGTATTTCCGGAATCGTCCCGTTTGAGATTCCGGGAGTGGAAGCAAGCGGATTGGCCTTTTTTTGCGGCAATGAACGCCAACCCCCTGGTGATGCGCTTCTTCCCTTCCGTGTTGACGGAGGAGGAATCCCGCTCCATGTGGGACCGCATGCGGACGGAGCTGGATGAAAAGGGCTACGGCCTGTATGCCGTGGAACTTAAATCCTCCGGTACCCTCATCGGTCTTCTGGGTTTCCACTGGGCGGACTTTAAGGCGGAATTCACCCCCTGCGTGGAAATAGGCTGGCGCCTGGTGCCGGAAGCCTGGGGATATGGTTATGCCGTGGAAGGTGCGAAGGCATGCCTGGAACATGGATTTTCCCGGCTGGGCTTTGACCGGGTGTACTCCTTCACCGCCTGCGTGAACCATCCTTCGCAAGCCGTGATGCAGCGTGCCGGAATGAAAAAAACGGCGGAATTCAACCATCCGGAAGTGTCTGCGGACTCCCCCCTCCATCCGCACGTTTTATACGTGTTGGAGGTTCCATGCAAATAA